GTTTAGCGGCTTGGCGATTTCGTGCGCCAGCAGCGCCCCGAGGTTGGAGGCGTGGTCGTCAATGGGGCGGTGCCGCAGAAAGTCCAGCATGCCCTCATCAACAAGATACGCGCCCTGCAACAGTGGGGGCAGTTTGCCGCCACGCCCGGCCACGGCGGAAAGCTGGTGCAGGTCAAACTGCTCTTCTTGCAGCGCCTTCAGTATGGCATCCAGCCGGATGGGAAACTGGGCGACGTTGCTTTCAAACCCGCGCAGGGATTCTGCCGGATGATCCACTTTTTTCTGGAACAAAAGCTCGTGGTTCTTGTAAACGGCAATCCGCGTGGAGGTGGAACCGGGATTGATGGAAAGAACGGTATAGTTGGTTTCCGCCATGTCATATCCTTATGGGACAATGTGAAATGCTCTTGCTGTCATGGGCTGCCGCGCCTGATGCGCTGAGCTGCATTGCAGCGCGGCAGCCTGAAACCTTGCGAGCGGTTGGCTCAGGGGCGCAAGCGGCAGGGCCAGCCCATCCGCAGTTGGCTATCCCGCAGCAGAGGCCGCAAGAACCATGGTTCTGAACTTGTCTTCAGCGCTTGCCGCGCGGGAATTGAGCACCACCGGCACCCTGCCGCCCACCACTATGCCTGCGGTCAGCGCGTTGGCCGTATGGCGCAGGCACTTGATAAGCACGTTGGCGGTGACAATATTGGGGCACACCAGCAGGTCGGCATCGCCTGCAACGGGGCTTTCATAGCCCTTGGTGGCGGCTGATTCAGCGCATACCGCCAGGTCGTAGGATATGGGGCCTTCAATCAGGCAGCCGGTGATCTGGCCGTTTTTGTTCATTTCTTTCAGCGCGGCGGCGTCAACGCTTTCAGGCATTTTTTCATTAACGGTTTCCGCAGAGGCCAGCACCGCAACCTTGGGGTTATCAATGCCCATGCGCGCAAGGGCATCCACCGCGTTCTGGATAATGTCGCGCTTCTGTTCGAGCGAAGGCGCAATGTTGATGGCGGCATCGCACAGGGCCAGAAGCTTGGGGTAGGTGGCAACCTGCACAATGTTCATGTGCGAGATCAGCCGCCCGGTGCGGAAGCCGGTTTCTTCCTTGAACAGCCCCTTGAGAAGAACACCGGTCTGGATCAGGCCTTTGAGAATAAAGTTGGCCCGGCCTTCCTTGACCGCCATGCCAGCCCCTGTGGCGGATTCCTGCGGCGTGGCAGTTTCAACAATGGGATAGGCATCGCCCGGCAGGCCTATGGCCTTGAGTTTTGCTGCGATATCTTCCTTCTTGCCAAACAGCAGCGGCTCCACAAGGCCCACTTCAACAGCGTGCCGCACAGCTTCAAGCACATGCTCGTCTGCGGCTTCCACCACAGCCACCTTGCACTTGTGGGCTTTTTGCATCACTGCTGCTTCAAGTTCGTCAAAGCTCTTGTATACCATGACTGACTCCGGCCTGTTATTTTTCCAGAACTTCAATGGCAAAGTCGGGGCAGACCATCATGCATGTGCGGCAGCCTATGCAGGCCTGCGCATTGACCGGAGTCATAAAAAGGTAGCCAGCCGCATTGTATTCCGTGCCGAAGTCGTAGACGGACTTGGGGCAGAGTTCCTTGCAGTAGCCGCAGCCCTTGCAGAGCACGGCGTCCACGCAAACTTCAAAAGTTTTCTTTTCCTCGCTCATCAGTTTCCCCCCCGGGCGGCTTGGGCAGCAGCAGCGCCCCGCCTGATCACTTCCATGTTAATCTTGGCCACTTCGGGTTTGCCCTTGCGCTCGGCGATGCTCAGCAACGTGTCCAGAGGCAGTGCCCCGGTAAGCGCCATGGCCGCCCCAAGACCGGCAAGGTTGGCCGATTTGGGCGCGCCCAGCTCGTGGGCGATCTCGGTCATGGGGATGCCGATCCAGTTGCTCAGCTGGCGGGGTTTCATGAGCGAGGTGTCGTACACAACGGGGGCTACGGCTTTGTCGTAGCGGGTGCCCACAACCTCGTTCAGCGCAATGATCAGGTTGGGTTTGACGACCTGCTGGAAAAGGATTTCCGCATCATCCATCAGCACTTCGGCGCTGATAAAGCCGCCGCGTTGCGAAATGCCGTACGACTGGGACTGCACTACGTTGCGGCCACCCAGAATAGCGGCTTCGGCAAGAAAGGACGCGCAAAACACAAGGCCCTGCCCGCCGGTGCCAGCCATGATAAATTCATACTGGGCCATGCTACTTTCCTCCCTTGGCGGCCGTGATCACCGCGCGCTCGGCCTCGTAGCGAGTGTTGAAATCGTGAACGTCCTTGTCGGCGATGACGCCGGTGACAAAGTAGCCAAGATCCGCTGCGTTCTCGATGGAATCAAACTTGGCCTGGGAAACGGCCTTTTCCTTGAGATTGCGCAGCATATCCACAGGCTGCTTCATCTTGTTGCGGGGGCCGAACAGGGTGGAGCAGGGACTCATGGCTTCGATAAGTGAAAAGCCTTTTTTCTGGATACCGGCAACAATGCGGTTCTTGAGGCGCATGCCGCTGGTGACGGATTCGCGGGCCACAAAGTTGGCCCCTGCCGCGCGCACCAGATCGCACACGTCAAAGCCGCGCTCGGGGTTGCCGCCAACAGACGTGCTGGTGATGGCCCCGTTGGGCGTGGTTGCCGAGTACTGACCGCCGGTCATGCCGTAGTTCAGGTTGTTCACAATGATGGCCGTAAGGTCCATATTGCGGCGGGCCGTATGGATAAGATGGTTGCCGCCAATGGTGGTGCCGTCGCCATCGCCCATAAGAACAATGACGTGGAGATTGGGGTTGGCCGCCTTGGCGCCGGTGGCGAAGGTGAGGGCGCGCCCGTGCGTGGTATGCAGGGCATTGGCGGAAATATAATCATCGGCCTTGCCCCAGCAGCCAATGCCGGTGACGACAAGAACGTCTTCTTTTTTGAGATTCAGCTCGTCCATGGCGCACAAAAGCGCGTTCAGGACAATGCCGTTGCCGCAGCCCGCACACCACATGAGCGGCAGTGCCTCTTTGTTAAGAAGCGAGCGTGAAATAGCCTGTGCCATTGTATTTCTCCTTTACTTCAAGGCGGCTGCGATCTGGGCCGGGGTCATGATGCTGCCGTTGTAGCTGTTAACCCCAACAACCAGCGATGGATCCGGCACATACTTTTTCACTTCTCCAGCCAACTGGCCGGAATAGTTCATTTCAGCAACAACAATGCGCTTGGCCTTGCGTGCGGCTTCCCGCACTTCCACATCGGCAAAGGGCCACAGGGTCTGCAGCTGGAGAACGCCAACCTTGCCGCCGCTGGCATTGGCCTCTTGCGCCACGCTGCGGGCTGCGCGGGTGACCACGCCGGAAGTAATGATCAGGGTATCGCAGTCTTCTTTGCCGAAGTAGCGCGTCATGACGATTTCATCACGGCCCTTGGCAATCTTGGTGTGCAGCTGGGCGACCCTGCGTCCGGCATTTTCGGGCGTATTGCAGCTAAAGCCGTTTTCGCCGTGCATGGAGCTTGTGACATGGAAGACATAGTCGCTGCCATAGCTGGCCAGGGGCGCAACAGCGCCTTCGTCAAAGCAGAAGGGCTTGTAGTCGGCGGGTGCGCAGGCAGGCTGGCTGCGGTCAACAACCTCCACTTCACCCTGGTCGGGAATGACAATGTTTTCACGCATGTGGCCGCAAACTTCTTCCGGGGCCATGATGACCGGCACGCGGTATTTTTCGGACAGGTTGAAGGCCTTGACCGTCAGGTCAAAGCATTCCTGTACCGAGGCCGGGGTCAGCGCGATAATTTCCTGGTCGCCATGCCGTCCCCAGCGCAGCTGCATGATATCGGACTGGGCCGGTTTGGTGGCAAGGCCTGTGGATGGACCGGAACGTTGCACGTTCACTACCACCACGGGTACTTCGCCCATGGTCGCCATGCCGAGGTTTTCCTGCATAAGCGAAAAACCGGGGCCGCTGGTGGCGGTAAACGACTTCACGCCTGCCAGTGATGCGCCCACAATGGCGCCCATGCTCGCCAGTTCGTCTTCCATCTGCATGAAAATGCCCCCAAGCTTGGGGAGCTCGCGCGAGGCGATTTCAGCAATTTCGGAAGAAGGGGTGATGGGATACCCGGCGTAGTACCGCGCTCCTGCGTAGAACGCGCCTTGGGCTATGGCGGCGTTACCCTGGATGAGCTTGCTTTGTTTTTTCATTGCCTTTCTAAACCTCATTTCCGTTGTGGTGCCACCAGTAATTGTTCTGCCATCTCTCAATTGATGTGTACTCTTTGTGCAAAACAACTTCATTTGCCGAAAGTAACGGCATTGATTGCAGTTTGTATGGCTGAGACTTTCTTTTTTATATGAAAAATACAAACACTATGGAGAGTATTTTTCTGTCATTATCCAAGAGTTGCAGTTTTTAGTTCAGCAAGTATTATGCCAAATAACGAATTACTGCACAGCGCTGAAATTGCTTCTCTTTTTTCTGAAGGCTGGTTTATTTTGTTAACTATGTTTTCGGATGTGTTGCGAAAGTTAACGTTGAGTACGGCTGCGAAGTGTCGGGCTGATCCGGTATTCCCGCAAAAAAATTAAATAACAGGTAGTTATAAATACTTTGCGGTTGATCTGTATCTTGTTTCCCCTGCGGGCATGCTCGCTGTGCAGATGGCTCAATCGAAACAGCAAGCATGCCCGCAAGGGACGCCGCGTAGGGGACGCGGCATGGCCCTGTTACAGGCCATATGCCTTGGCAAGCAGTTCGGCAGTGTGCAGCACGCGAATGTTTGCGCCGCGGTGGCTCAAACCGTCGATAAGCTGCATCTTGCAGGCAGAACAGCCAGTGGCGACAACATCCGCCCCAGTGGACAGAATGTCGCTGGTTTTATCCGCCAGAATCTGCTGAGACAGGTCATAGTGGGTGGCGCTGAACGTGCCCGCGCAACCGCAGCAGACATCTGGGCGGCTCATTTCCACAAAACGCAGGCCGGGTATGGCGCGGATGAGACCGCGGGGCTGCTTGGATACGCCCATGCCGCGCACAAGGTGGCAGGCATCGTGATAGGTCGCCTTGAGGGGGACGTTCTGCACATAGGGCGCAGGGCCAAGCCTGGTGAGAAAGTCGGAAATGTCGAAGACCTTGTCCTTGAATCCTTCCCATGCAGAAAGCGCGTCGCTGTTTTGCAGCACCTCGCCGTATTCCTTGCTGAGGGCCGAGCCGCAGGTGGCGCAGCCGGTGATGACGGCGTCAAAGCTGCCGCGTGAAAGGATGCGTGCGTTGTTTTCAGCCAGCAGGGCCGCGCCGTCAAAATCGCCGGACGAAAACAGTGGCGTGCCGCAACACTGAAGGTTGTCCAGCAAATGCACTTCCACGCCGTTGGCAACCAGCACGTCTATGAGGGCCTTGCCTGCATTGGCATAGACATAGTTGAGCATGCAGCCGGGGAAAAAGGCCACCCGAGCACGGGCGGATCCCTTGGGGCTGCTGACGGCAGGCATGATCTTGCGCAGCGGCTTGTCGGCCAGAGCCGGGACAACGCGGCGAAGGTTCAGCCCTGCGGCGGGGATGGGAATGCGTGAAACCTTGCCCGCGCCGTTTTCAGTATTTTTGAAGAGTATGGACTGAAAAGGTTTGGCGTGGCTCAGGGCCATATCAAACAGCCGACCCTTGGTGACAGCTTTGAATGCGATACTCTTTGCGGCTGGCAGCTGGCCTTCTTCCGCCATCTTGCGGCGCAAGGCCATGATCAGGTCGGTGGTGTTGACGCCGGAAGGGCAGATGGCCTTGCAGCGCATGCACAGGGTGCAACGGGCGGCCAGTTCCATCAGCTCCTTGGTGGGCTTTACCGTGCCGTCCGCCAGAGAACGCAGCAGAAAAAGCTTGCCGCGTGAAGAATTGGATTCTTCGTATGTCTTGCCGTAAACCGGGCAGATGGTGAGGCACTGCCCGCAACGGGTGCACTTGAGGGCGGCTGCTTTCAATTCGTCCAGGGACTTGCTCATGCCTGGCCTCCGAAGATGCAGCCAGGATTCAGGATGTTGTTGGGATCAAGAGCCTTTTTGATGGCTCGCATGGCCCCGACCTGAGCTTCGCCCAGCTGCTTGGTGATGTAGGGCGCTTTTTCGCGGCCCACGCCGTGCTCCGCAGAAACTGTCCCGCCCATCTTGATGATTTCGTAATGGAACTCGGAACGGGCCTTGGCGGCTGTTTTCTTTTCTTCATCAGAGTTGAAGAAGAAGTGCGGATGAATGTTGCCGTCGCCCGCATGGCCCTGACAGCTCACCTTGATGCCGTGCTTTTTGCCCACTTCAAAGAGCATGTGCACGGCCTGGGCAAGCTTGTTGATGGGCACAGCCGGATCGCCGCCCAAGCGTCCCTTTGCCACGCGGGCAAGGGCGGGCAGGCCGGAACGGCGCGCAACCCAGAGCTGCTCGGCCTCTTCTGCGGTTTCTGCCACGTGAAAATCGACCATGCCCAGCTGCTCGCACACCCGGCGGATGACCTCCACCTGCGGCTTGAGGGTGGAAACATCGCCGTCCACTTCGATAAGCAGCATTGCGCCCGCATCCACGGGCAGGCCCGCATGGGTGTAGTCTTCAACAGCGCGGATCAGGGTCTGTTCCTGAAATTCCATGATTGAGGGCACAACGCCGCTGGTCATGATTGCAGAAACAGCCTTGGCAGCGTTTTCAATGTTGTTGAAGGCAACGCGCATGGCGCGCTTTGCCTGCGGCAGGGGAATGAGCTTGAGGGTGATTTCTGTTATGACGCCCAGCGTGCCCTCGGAACCCGTGAACAGCTGGGTGAGGTTGTAGCCGGTCACGTCCTTGATGCACTTGCCGCCAGCGCGGATAATTTCGCCCGAAGCCAGCACGACCTGCATGCCCGTGACGTAGCTTTTGGTGGTGCCATATTTGACGCACTGCAAGCCGCCTGCATCGGTCGCCACATTGCCGCCGATGGAAGAAAACGTGAAGCTGGCGGGATCCGGCGGGTACATGAGGCTGTGCGCGGCGGCGGCTTTTTTGATGTCAGCAGTGATTGCGCCGGGGCCAACAACAGCCATCAGGATCTCCGGCTCCACGATGATGGAATTCATGCGTTGCAGCGAAATAATGATGGAATAGTCGCTTTCAGCAATGGCGTTGACGCTGAGGCCGCTTCCCTGTGAGCGTGTAACCACGCTGATTTTGTGCTCATTGCAGAAGCCGACGATTTTGGAAACCTCTTCGGCGGTGACGGGCAAGGCTACCAGAATGGGCAGAAAAGCCGATGGAGCCGCCCCGCCAGCGTTGTAGGTGTAGCAAACGAGGTCTTCCTGCTTGGTGAGCATGTTTTTTTCACCGATAAATGAAGCGATATGTGTGCGAACATCCTCTTTTGTCAGCATTTTTTCTCCTCGCTAACCGCATTGGCGCGGTGTGCAAAATTTTGAGCCTTCCAAACGCCTGCCGATGGTATGTGCGTCCAGCAAGACGGCGACAACATATTCAATAAAATCGCGGACACTCCGCGCGTAACTTGTCTGTTTTGACGTAACGTGAGCCGTCATTTACCGGGAGCTTGAGGCGCTTGTTACGAATTGCCCACAAATAAGCAGCAATCATGCCACATGGGGAATAACATTATTTTTTAGATGGTTATGTGTGTTTTTCTGAAATTGCGCTGCGCAGAAGCCCCATTGTGCGTTTATATTGCGTACGTACTGGTTGTAAAAATTAACACAGCGATAAATGAAGTGATCAAACCTTGAGGCGTTGCACATGGCTTTGTTTGCCGGTGCGGCGGTCTGTGCTGGGCGGTTCCAGCTCGTGGCAGTCTGCACTCAGCTTGCGGGCATGGCGTCGGCAGGTTTGTCCTCTGCCCATCTGCCGGATGCGGGCAGGCAAGGCAGACTGAAAAAACGCAGAGAACAGTTTTGTGGATTTAAGCTGTGCTGCGGCCTTGCTTATGCCAGGAGTGTGCTTACTGAATAACAACGGGCCAGTGCGTTTTTAGGGCGCGCAGCGTGTGGAATATTTCTTCTGCATGCAGTGTTTTTGTGAAAGGATGTTGGATGGTTTGGAGTAAGTCACGCCAGCTTGCGTTAAAAGTTTTAACGAAGGGCATGATTTATCGTGTATTCTCTGGAGCGGAGCTGGCTGCCCATTGCGGCAGCGGGCAACTCCATGTAGACTGATAAGAATTACCGGGATGCCCGCAGCCGGCCTGTGCCGCCTGTGGTTTCACGCGCAACCGAATATTTCCGCAGGATTTTGCCATGAACAAAAAGCAGGACATCACCACGATCGGCATGCCCCTCATAGACAGCGTTGTTGAACGCCTCTGCCGAGAAGATTCGCTCAGCACCGTGTGGCATCGCTCTGGTCAGGGCGCGCCAATGCCGTCTTTGCCGGTGCTTTCCGAAATACTTGAGCGTCTGCGCGCGGCTATCTTTCCCGGCTATTTTGGCGCGGCCACTGTGCGGCGCGAATCCATGCGCTATCACCTTGCCGCCAATCTGGACAGCATCCACCGCCTGCTGGGCGAGCAGATAGTGCGCGGCTTCTGCTTCAGCTGCGCGGGGCTGGGCATTCCCTGCACCTCGTGCGAAACAGAGGGGCAGCAAGCCGCCCTGGCATTTATGGACAGCCTGCCGGAAATACGTCGCCTGCTGGCTGGCGATGCCAAGGCCGCCTACGAGGGCGACCCTGCGGCCACCAGCCCAGGTGAGACCATTTTCTGCTATCCTTCGCTGCGGGCCATGTTTCACCACCGCATTGCCCACGAACTCTACAAGCTCAAGGTGCCGGTCATTCCGCGCATCATTTCTGAAATGGCCCACGGCACAACGGGTATCGACATCCACCCTGGCGCGGCCATTGGCGAGGAATTTTTCATCGACCATGGCACAGGCGTGGTTATTGGCGAAACCTGCATCATCGGGCGTAACTGCCGCCTGTATCAGGGTGTGACTCTGGGCGCGCTCTCCTTTCCCAAGAATGCGGACGGAACCCTCACCAAGGGCAATCCCCGGCACCCAATACTGTGCGACAACGTCACTGTTTACGCCGGGGCCACGATTCTTGGCCGCGTGACAGTGGGCAAGGGGGCCGTCATCGGCGGCAATGTGTGGATTACTCAGGATGTACAGGCGGGAGCCCGCATTACTCAGGAGAAACCCCGTGACTAAAGGCCCCAAGCTGTGGCGCCGCATGGCGCTGCTCTTGTCTTGCGTGGCCCTGTGCGCCGCCTTGCTGAACCTTGGCGGCTGCGGCCTCAGTGTAAAGCCTAAAGGGCAGGTGGTGACAGGCGTTAGCGTGGGGCATTGACCCGGCTTGCGCCCCCTGTCTCAAATTGACAAGCCCTGTCGTTTTTGCGCGCCAAGAGGTGTGCAGGGACGGCAGGGTCTGTTGTTTGTTTTTGAAACTGTGAGCAATGTTGCTGGCATGCTGGCAGCGGGTGCTCGAAAACGCGCAGGCATCAGGCCGTGCAGGGCGCGCCAGTGCAGGAAATTTCAGGTTCAGGCGGGCTGACGGTATGGACATGACGCCTCTTGCATGACATACTCCCGCCTTCATAAATTTGGGCCTTTCGCGGCGCGTGTTCCTTGGTGTGTTTTCATTTTGAAATGTTTGCCTGCCAGCAAAGCCTTCATGCTGTCTTCATGGGTAACGTCCTGTAGGGCAACAATGGGGGCAACGGACAAGACACATTGCCTTGCAAGCATTTCATGGCGCGGATTTTTGCAACAATTTGTGCAGGGCGGCAGTTGCTCTAACGTCAGGCTTCCGGCGCAGGAAGTGGAGTTCGCATGGAATTTTTTACTGAAGTTGTGGGCACGAGCATCAAAATTTATGCGCTCATGACGCCCCCTGCCGTGCTGAGCGCCTTTATCAGCGGCACCAAGGGCTTTGACAAAAAACAGAAATCCAGGGT
This DNA window, taken from Desulfovibrio desulfuricans DSM 642, encodes the following:
- a CDS encoding thiamine pyrophosphate-dependent enzyme — translated: MAQAISRSLLNKEALPLMWCAGCGNGIVLNALLCAMDELNLKKEDVLVVTGIGCWGKADDYISANALHTTHGRALTFATGAKAANPNLHVIVLMGDGDGTTIGGNHLIHTARRNMDLTAIIVNNLNYGMTGGQYSATTPNGAITSTSVGGNPERGFDVCDLVRAAGANFVARESVTSGMRLKNRIVAGIQKKGFSLIEAMSPCSTLFGPRNKMKQPVDMLRNLKEKAVSQAKFDSIENAADLGYFVTGVIADKDVHDFNTRYEAERAVITAAKGGK
- a CDS encoding FAD-binding oxidoreductase; this translates as MLTKEDVRTHIASFIGEKNMLTKQEDLVCYTYNAGGAAPSAFLPILVALPVTAEEVSKIVGFCNEHKISVVTRSQGSGLSVNAIAESDYSIIISLQRMNSIIVEPEILMAVVGPGAITADIKKAAAAHSLMYPPDPASFTFSSIGGNVATDAGGLQCVKYGTTKSYVTGMQVVLASGEIIRAGGKCIKDVTGYNLTQLFTGSEGTLGVITEITLKLIPLPQAKRAMRVAFNNIENAAKAVSAIMTSGVVPSIMEFQEQTLIRAVEDYTHAGLPVDAGAMLLIEVDGDVSTLKPQVEVIRRVCEQLGMVDFHVAETAEEAEQLWVARRSGLPALARVAKGRLGGDPAVPINKLAQAVHMLFEVGKKHGIKVSCQGHAGDGNIHPHFFFNSDEEKKTAAKARSEFHYEIIKMGGTVSAEHGVGREKAPYITKQLGEAQVGAMRAIKKALDPNNILNPGCIFGGQA
- a CDS encoding bifunctional enoyl-CoA hydratase/phosphate acetyltransferase, which gives rise to MVYKSFDELEAAVMQKAHKCKVAVVEAADEHVLEAVRHAVEVGLVEPLLFGKKEDIAAKLKAIGLPGDAYPIVETATPQESATGAGMAVKEGRANFILKGLIQTGVLLKGLFKEETGFRTGRLISHMNIVQVATYPKLLALCDAAINIAPSLEQKRDIIQNAVDALARMGIDNPKVAVLASAETVNEKMPESVDAAALKEMNKNGQITGCLIEGPISYDLAVCAESAATKGYESPVAGDADLLVCPNIVTANVLIKCLRHTANALTAGIVVGGRVPVVLNSRAASAEDKFRTMVLAASAAG
- a CDS encoding 2-oxoacid:acceptor oxidoreductase family protein, with the protein product MAQYEFIMAGTGGQGLVFCASFLAEAAILGGRNVVQSQSYGISQRGGFISAEVLMDDAEILFQQVVKPNLIIALNEVVGTRYDKAVAPVVYDTSLMKPRQLSNWIGIPMTEIAHELGAPKSANLAGLGAAMALTGALPLDTLLSIAERKGKPEVAKINMEVIRRGAAAAQAARGGN
- the epsC gene encoding serine O-acetyltransferase EpsC yields the protein MNKKQDITTIGMPLIDSVVERLCREDSLSTVWHRSGQGAPMPSLPVLSEILERLRAAIFPGYFGAATVRRESMRYHLAANLDSIHRLLGEQIVRGFCFSCAGLGIPCTSCETEGQQAALAFMDSLPEIRRLLAGDAKAAYEGDPAATSPGETIFCYPSLRAMFHHRIAHELYKLKVPVIPRIISEMAHGTTGIDIHPGAAIGEEFFIDHGTGVVIGETCIIGRNCRLYQGVTLGALSFPKNADGTLTKGNPRHPILCDNVTVYAGATILGRVTVGKGAVIGGNVWITQDVQAGARITQEKPRD
- a CDS encoding 2-oxoacid:acceptor oxidoreductase subunit alpha; this translates as MKKQSKLIQGNAAIAQGAFYAGARYYAGYPITPSSEIAEIASRELPKLGGIFMQMEDELASMGAIVGASLAGVKSFTATSGPGFSLMQENLGMATMGEVPVVVVNVQRSGPSTGLATKPAQSDIMQLRWGRHGDQEIIALTPASVQECFDLTVKAFNLSEKYRVPVIMAPEEVCGHMRENIVIPDQGEVEVVDRSQPACAPADYKPFCFDEGAVAPLASYGSDYVFHVTSSMHGENGFSCNTPENAGRRVAQLHTKIAKGRDEIVMTRYFGKEDCDTLIITSGVVTRAARSVAQEANASGGKVGVLQLQTLWPFADVEVREAARKAKRIVVAEMNYSGQLAGEVKKYVPDPSLVVGVNSYNGSIMTPAQIAAALK
- a CDS encoding (Fe-S)-binding protein is translated as MSKSLDELKAAALKCTRCGQCLTICPVYGKTYEESNSSRGKLFLLRSLADGTVKPTKELMELAARCTLCMRCKAICPSGVNTTDLIMALRRKMAEEGQLPAAKSIAFKAVTKGRLFDMALSHAKPFQSILFKNTENGAGKVSRIPIPAAGLNLRRVVPALADKPLRKIMPAVSSPKGSARARVAFFPGCMLNYVYANAGKALIDVLVANGVEVHLLDNLQCCGTPLFSSGDFDGAALLAENNARILSRGSFDAVITGCATCGSALSKEYGEVLQNSDALSAWEGFKDKVFDISDFLTRLGPAPYVQNVPLKATYHDACHLVRGMGVSKQPRGLIRAIPGLRFVEMSRPDVCCGCAGTFSATHYDLSQQILADKTSDILSTGADVVATGCSACKMQLIDGLSHRGANIRVLHTAELLAKAYGL
- a CDS encoding 4Fe-4S dicluster domain-containing protein; the encoded protein is MSEEKKTFEVCVDAVLCKGCGYCKELCPKSVYDFGTEYNAAGYLFMTPVNAQACIGCRTCMMVCPDFAIEVLEK